One stretch of Corynebacterium auriscanis DNA includes these proteins:
- a CDS encoding ATP-binding protein — protein sequence MAPSRRSFTPQPANPPRNPFRPSFGASPYYLAGREALLRQFQLSLMEGPGSPHRALLVSGVRGVGKTVLLNELEDAAQAQGWMTLRCYPHGSMIDELVNTTIPRAITSINPPSQRKISGGSIPGVGGIRTDRNPEATALESSPTLITRLNELMDSLTGSGILLTLDELQAANVNQLHTLATAVQDLVRDDKDIAIACAGLPHGVEELLQHEGTTFMRRATRVDLHSISDEDVATTLQTTIEDAGKHISPEALTRATDLCRGYPYLIQVVGSLCWAASNLDHATAISPAHVSQIADDAIGRMKHQVHKPALTKVPTGELAFLRAMAASREEKVPTAAIAQTLGVPPNGISARRQRLIDRDLIEPAGFGAVRFTLPYLGDYLRESER from the coding sequence ATGGCACCATCACGTCGCAGTTTCACACCTCAGCCCGCGAACCCACCACGCAATCCTTTCCGGCCCAGCTTCGGCGCGTCGCCCTATTACCTCGCCGGTCGGGAAGCCCTGCTGCGGCAATTCCAGCTCAGCCTCATGGAAGGCCCCGGCTCACCCCACCGTGCACTACTTGTCAGTGGCGTCCGCGGTGTGGGCAAAACCGTCCTACTTAATGAACTCGAAGATGCTGCCCAGGCTCAAGGTTGGATGACCCTACGGTGCTATCCGCACGGATCGATGATCGACGAGCTGGTCAATACAACCATTCCCCGCGCCATTACATCCATCAACCCGCCCTCCCAGCGCAAAATTTCTGGCGGCTCAATCCCCGGTGTTGGTGGCATTCGCACCGACCGCAACCCTGAAGCCACCGCCTTAGAGTCCTCGCCCACACTCATCACGCGACTCAACGAACTCATGGACAGCCTCACAGGTTCCGGGATCCTGCTGACTCTCGATGAACTACAAGCCGCCAACGTCAATCAATTGCATACGCTGGCCACCGCCGTCCAAGACCTCGTTCGCGATGACAAGGACATTGCCATCGCCTGCGCCGGGCTCCCGCATGGAGTGGAGGAACTCCTGCAGCACGAAGGCACAACATTCATGCGCCGAGCCACCCGTGTGGACCTGCACTCCATCTCCGATGAAGACGTAGCTACAACCCTCCAAACCACGATTGAGGACGCCGGCAAGCACATCAGTCCTGAAGCCCTCACGCGCGCGACCGATCTCTGCCGGGGTTATCCCTACCTCATCCAGGTGGTCGGTTCGCTATGTTGGGCTGCCTCAAACCTAGACCACGCCACCGCGATCTCCCCCGCCCACGTTTCCCAGATTGCCGATGACGCAATCGGGCGGATGAAGCACCAAGTCCACAAGCCAGCGCTCACCAAGGTCCCAACCGGAGAATTAGCATTCCTGCGTGCCATGGCGGCGTCGAGGGAAGAAAAAGTGCCCACCGCGGCCATTGCTCAGACACTTGGAGTACCACCAAACGGGATTTCCGCGCGACGGCAACGGCTCATCGACCGGGACCTGATCGAGCCCGCGGGGTTCGGCGCGGTGAGGTTCACCCTGCCATATTTGGGGGACTATCTGCGGGAATCTGAGCGGTAG
- a CDS encoding electron transfer flavoprotein subunit alpha/FixB family protein produces the protein MANALVLVEHGEGELRGVTTELITAARVYGSVGAIVVGTPGTTDKLQAALAEAGAEEIYSAEADFADDYIITPSVDAVSGLAAHLQVPVFVAASAAGMEIAGRVGARVSSGVIYDAVAVEADGKATKSIFGGEYTVDTAAAGASPVFALRPGSVEPQPQAAAGNVQQVELPQPGPTAVKINSFAPAEKGDRPELTEAKIVVSGGRGVGGAEGFADVVEPLADQLGGAVGASRAAVDADFYPGKFQVGQTGVTVSPNLYIALGISGAIQHKAGMQTSKTIVAVNKDEEASIFEIADLGIVGDLFQVAPQATEELKNR, from the coding sequence ATGGCTAATGCACTAGTACTGGTAGAGCACGGTGAAGGTGAGCTGCGTGGCGTAACCACCGAGCTCATCACCGCAGCTCGCGTCTACGGTTCTGTAGGCGCAATCGTCGTCGGCACTCCAGGCACCACCGATAAGCTTCAGGCCGCTCTGGCCGAGGCCGGTGCCGAGGAGATCTACTCCGCTGAGGCTGACTTCGCTGATGACTACATCATCACCCCATCCGTCGATGCCGTTTCCGGCTTGGCAGCTCACCTGCAGGTTCCCGTGTTCGTGGCCGCTTCCGCAGCTGGTATGGAGATCGCAGGTCGCGTGGGCGCCCGCGTTTCCTCCGGTGTGATCTACGATGCGGTTGCCGTTGAGGCCGACGGTAAAGCAACCAAGTCTATCTTCGGTGGCGAATACACCGTCGATACCGCTGCTGCTGGCGCAAGCCCAGTGTTCGCACTGCGCCCAGGCTCCGTTGAGCCACAGCCGCAGGCTGCTGCTGGTAACGTGCAGCAGGTTGAGCTGCCACAGCCAGGTCCAACCGCTGTGAAGATCAACTCCTTCGCTCCAGCTGAGAAGGGCGATCGCCCAGAGCTGACCGAGGCTAAGATCGTCGTTTCCGGTGGTCGCGGTGTCGGCGGTGCTGAAGGCTTCGCTGACGTGGTCGAGCCACTGGCTGACCAACTGGGCGGCGCAGTTGGTGCTTCCCGTGCAGCTGTTGACGCAGACTTCTACCCAGGTAAGTTCCAGGTTGGTCAGACCGGCGTTACCGTGTCTCCAAACCTGTACATCGCCCTCGGTATCTCCGGTGCTATTCAGCACAAGGCTGGTATGCAGACCTCTAAGACCATTGTTGCTGTGAACAAGGACGAAGAGGCTTCCATTTTCGAGATCGCCGACCTCGGTATCGTAGGCGACCTGTTCCAGGTTGCTCCACAGGCCACTGAGGAGCTCAAGAACCGCTAA